One window from the genome of Tachysurus vachellii isolate PV-2020 chromosome 5, HZAU_Pvac_v1, whole genome shotgun sequence encodes:
- the nradd gene encoding tumor necrosis factor receptor superfamily member 16 isoform X1, producing the protein MCVCALLCVCACARLCVCVYVCVCVFVHIRQVSTRCPEIRERERETSERLLRFCFTPALQEVEAGEVCPSGKFTSSGECCSMCPAGTGVASSCAQEDTKCQPCQEGVTFSGSEGLSRCQPCSQCPLGVPQLERCTLTQDTRCDCGPGFFLLKKRNETNSLCAACAMCRPGEGMLRVCGPSENTVCQPCGPGTFSEDKSYNKSCMPCSWCKESEVEIRPCHPKSDTLCMDRKLHIFSNNGSEGPWEFPRRFDEEKKNREVTGSEAPDLSSEHHQGGNNILIYMSVLAAVVLGLLIYVAYKCWKSFQQKAALGKARAAELNNVVEGEKLHSDSGVFLDSHSLQESQLNKGIKQESKQDSRYINLPPHRQEEVEKLLAEGGSRNWRQLATVLGYEQERVDVFGRGEDPIHTLLTDWAQQDSATLELLSTALSNIERHDVAKALSSPDQGITMV; encoded by the exons atgtgtgtgtgtgcgctcctgtgtgtgtgtgcatgtgcgcgcctatgtgtgtgtgtgtatgtgtgtgtgtgtgtgtttgttcacattCGACAGGTCAGCACACGCTGCCcagagatcagagagagagagagagagacatcagaGAGGTTGTTGAGGTTTTGCTTTACCCCCGCTTTGCAGGAG GTGGAGGCAGGCGAGGTGTGTCCTAGCGGGAAGTTTACATCCTCGGGTGAGTGCTGTAGTATGTGTCCTGCAGGCACAGGCGTGGCGTCCAGTTGTGCACAAGAAGACACCAAATGCCAGCCATGCCAAGAGG GTGTGACGTTCTCCGGCTCCGAGGGACTGTCCAGGTGCCAGCCATGTTCGCAGTGCCCTTTAGGTGTCCCCCAGCTGGAACGCTGCACCCTCACCCAAGACACCCGCTGTGACTGCGGCCCGGGCTTCTTCCTGTTGAAGAAGAGGAACGAAACCAACTCTCTCTGTGCCGCATGTGCCATGTGTCGTCCAGGAGAGGGCATGTTGAGGGTGTGTGGCCCTTCAGAAAACACTGTGTGTCAGCCTTGTGGTCCAGGCACCTTCTCAGAGGATAAAAGCTACAACAAATCCTGCATGCCATGCTCCTGGTGCAAAGAGAGTGAGGTGGAGATCAGGCCGTGCCATCCCAAATCAGACACGCTCTGCATGG ATCGAAAACTGCACATCTTTTCGAACAACGGCTCTGAGGGGCCGTGGGAGTTCCCACGTCGATTCGACGAGGAGAAGAAGAATAGAGAGGTGACAGGATCTGAAGCTCCAGACCTTAGCTCTGAGCACCATCAGGGAGGAAACAACATCTTGATCTACATGTCTGTGCTGGCAGCCGTGGTGCTGGGACTCCTGATTTACGTCGCCTACAAGTG cTGGAAATCGTTCCAGCAGAAGGCAGCACTAGGGAAAGCACGAGCTGCAGAGCTGAACAACGTGGTTGAGGGAGAGAAGCTACACAGCGACAGCGGCGTGTTCCTCGACTCTCACAGCCTGCAGGAGAGCCAACTGAACAAAG GCATTAAGCAAGAGAGCAAGCAGGACTCGCGCTACATTAACCTGCCCCCTCACAGGcaggaggaggtggagaagCTCCTGGCTGAGGGTGGAAGTCGGAACTGGAGGCAACTGGCCACCGTGCTGGGTTACGAGCAGGAGCGTGTGGACGTGTTTGGCCGTGGCGAGGATCCCATCCACACGCTGCTCACTGACTGGGCACAACAGGACAGCGCAACACTCGAGCTGCTGTCCACCGCGCTGAGCAACATCGAGCGCCATGATGTAGCCAAAGCACTCAGCTCCCCTGATCAGGGTATTACCATGGTCtga
- the nradd gene encoding tumor necrosis factor receptor superfamily member 16 isoform X2 — protein sequence MKLVVVVLALCLHITALKVEAGEVCPSGKFTSSGECCSMCPAGTGVASSCAQEDTKCQPCQEGVTFSGSEGLSRCQPCSQCPLGVPQLERCTLTQDTRCDCGPGFFLLKKRNETNSLCAACAMCRPGEGMLRVCGPSENTVCQPCGPGTFSEDKSYNKSCMPCSWCKESEVEIRPCHPKSDTLCMDRKLHIFSNNGSEGPWEFPRRFDEEKKNREVTGSEAPDLSSEHHQGGNNILIYMSVLAAVVLGLLIYVAYKCWKSFQQKAALGKARAAELNNVVEGEKLHSDSGVFLDSHSLQESQLNKGIKQESKQDSRYINLPPHRQEEVEKLLAEGGSRNWRQLATVLGYEQERVDVFGRGEDPIHTLLTDWAQQDSATLELLSTALSNIERHDVAKALSSPDQGITMV from the exons ATGAAGCTTGTGGTTGTGGTTCTCGCTCTTTGTCTCCACATCACAGCCCTGAAG GTGGAGGCAGGCGAGGTGTGTCCTAGCGGGAAGTTTACATCCTCGGGTGAGTGCTGTAGTATGTGTCCTGCAGGCACAGGCGTGGCGTCCAGTTGTGCACAAGAAGACACCAAATGCCAGCCATGCCAAGAGG GTGTGACGTTCTCCGGCTCCGAGGGACTGTCCAGGTGCCAGCCATGTTCGCAGTGCCCTTTAGGTGTCCCCCAGCTGGAACGCTGCACCCTCACCCAAGACACCCGCTGTGACTGCGGCCCGGGCTTCTTCCTGTTGAAGAAGAGGAACGAAACCAACTCTCTCTGTGCCGCATGTGCCATGTGTCGTCCAGGAGAGGGCATGTTGAGGGTGTGTGGCCCTTCAGAAAACACTGTGTGTCAGCCTTGTGGTCCAGGCACCTTCTCAGAGGATAAAAGCTACAACAAATCCTGCATGCCATGCTCCTGGTGCAAAGAGAGTGAGGTGGAGATCAGGCCGTGCCATCCCAAATCAGACACGCTCTGCATGG ATCGAAAACTGCACATCTTTTCGAACAACGGCTCTGAGGGGCCGTGGGAGTTCCCACGTCGATTCGACGAGGAGAAGAAGAATAGAGAGGTGACAGGATCTGAAGCTCCAGACCTTAGCTCTGAGCACCATCAGGGAGGAAACAACATCTTGATCTACATGTCTGTGCTGGCAGCCGTGGTGCTGGGACTCCTGATTTACGTCGCCTACAAGTG cTGGAAATCGTTCCAGCAGAAGGCAGCACTAGGGAAAGCACGAGCTGCAGAGCTGAACAACGTGGTTGAGGGAGAGAAGCTACACAGCGACAGCGGCGTGTTCCTCGACTCTCACAGCCTGCAGGAGAGCCAACTGAACAAAG GCATTAAGCAAGAGAGCAAGCAGGACTCGCGCTACATTAACCTGCCCCCTCACAGGcaggaggaggtggagaagCTCCTGGCTGAGGGTGGAAGTCGGAACTGGAGGCAACTGGCCACCGTGCTGGGTTACGAGCAGGAGCGTGTGGACGTGTTTGGCCGTGGCGAGGATCCCATCCACACGCTGCTCACTGACTGGGCACAACAGGACAGCGCAACACTCGAGCTGCTGTCCACCGCGCTGAGCAACATCGAGCGCCATGATGTAGCCAAAGCACTCAGCTCCCCTGATCAGGGTATTACCATGGTCtga